The Mobula birostris isolate sMobBir1 chromosome 14, sMobBir1.hap1, whole genome shotgun sequence genome includes a region encoding these proteins:
- the lysmd4 gene encoding lysM and putative peptidoglycan-binding domain-containing protein 4, producing the protein MMRLRDGHTRSFQAPVDIHASQDGQLYVFGSDVASSDESSDEDKNSIDLRLRGRECQWPSDSVEKSNNTVFLLREVVDGDNLNTFALQYGCTVADLKRVNNLIKDQDFFALKTIKIPVKRHGLLTEAQEEAKRRQPVSVNNRTYPCTEVCAAEGQGIEQNKLNGYFEDIDKDIEKIIQATDQCTNHLEEVTYCQRSNGFNSGTLHPKDSHPGADWGIRWWNAVVIMLLIGIVIPIFYIVYFKIQETENTMDPTLTNAVGESNGSITTTMKLNTAAAANG; encoded by the exons ATGATGAGGCTGAGAGATGGGCACACAAGATCCTTCCAGGCTCCTGTAGATATCCATGCTTCGCAAGATGGTCAGCTTTATGTATTTGGAAGTGATGTAGCATCTTCTGATGAATCATCAGATGAAGACAAGAATAGTATTGATCTGCGGCTGAGAGGTCGAGAGTGTCAGTGGCCCAGTGATTCAGTGGAGAAGTCCAACAATACAGTATTTCTTCTTCGAGAGGTTGTTGATGGTGACAACCTCAATACTTTTGCTTTGCAGTATGGCTGTACG GTTGCAGACCTCAAACGAGTGAACAATCTTATCAAGGATCAAGACTTCTTTGCCTTAAAGACAATAAAAATTCCTGTAAAACGCCATGGTTTGTTGACAGAAGCACAGGAAGAGGCAAAGCGGCGACAGCCTGTTTCTGTGAATAACAGAACCTATCCATGTACAGAAGTCTGTGCTGCAGAGGGTCAAGGAATAGAGCAGAACAAGTTAAACGGATATTTTGAAGATATTGACAAGGATATTGAGAAGATTATCCAGGCTACAGATCAGTGTACAAATCACTTGGAAGAAGTGACTTATTGTCAAAGGTCCAATGGATTTAATTCAGGAACATTACATCCTAAGGATTCTCATCCTGGAGCAGACTGGGGTATTCGATGGTGGAATGCTGTGGTAATCATGCTTTTAATTGGTATTGTTATTCCTATATTTTACATAGTGTACTTCAAAATTCAAGAAACTGAAAATACAATGGACCCAACATTAACTAATGCTGTGGGAGAGTCAAATGGCTCCATCACAACTACCATGAAATTAAATACTGCAGCAGCAGCAAATGGATAA